Part of the Deinococcus aerophilus genome is shown below.
GTGGCGCCTGACCAAGTACGGCAAGAAGTAGTCAGCGTGCCGGGATCAGGGTGCGGCGCGTCAGGCGGCGGCCGCGCTCGCGGGCAACCCGTTTGAGGTCAGCCACCGGCAGGATCAGGCGCGGCGAGGTCCAGACCTGCGACGCCTTGTGAAAGGCCCAGCCCCCGCCCAGCGTGAGCGCCGCGTGCTGTAGCAGGCCGTCCGCGCTGCGCCAGATCAGGACCGTTCCCGGCCGATCGTCCGCTCCGCCGGGGCGGGTACGCGCCCGCACGAAGGCCTCGAACGGCCCGCGCTGCATCCACTCGCTTTCGGCGCCCGCAATGCCCGCCGCGCCCATCACGGCGCCAAAGCAGTTCGCGCCGCTGTGTCCGGCGAAACTGCCCGCGAGTTCCTGCACGCGGGGCAAAGACGCAGAGGCGGCCTTCCAGACGCCCTGCGGCACCTGGGGTTTGTGACAGCCGGGGCCGCCCCTGCTGATGACCCGCCCGAGCCCGGCGTCGGTCAGCAGATCCGGTGTCCACAGAAAACGCACTTCCGGCAACCCGGGCAGCAGGTCCGCGTAATCGCGGCGGCGGGGAATGTTGCCCCGCCCATGCTGAACCTGTAGCCGCAGCACTTCGCGCCGTACACCGGGGTCCAGGGCCGCCCAGTCATCCGGACCCAGCCACGCCACCCGGCTCGCCTGCGCCGAAATGTTCCACAGCGCGTTGGTATCGCGTTCCTCAGGAGTCAGCGGAACCTCGGAGCGTGCAACGGTCGGCAGGGCAAGTCGGCACGCCTCCTCCGGCGTCAGAAAAAAGGGTTGACGGGAAGGCGCGAGCCAGCTGCGCCAGAGGGCCTGCAGCCTGCTTGAAACAGGAATATTCAGAACGTTCATGCGTTCAGCGCAGCAGCGGCAGGCCGAAGCCCTGCGCGCCCACACGGGCACAGACCCACTCGAAGGCCCGGGGATCGGCCACAAAGTCCAGCGTGTCCCCGGGCACGCGCATCACCGGGCAGGCGTCGAAGCCCGCGACCCAGCTGTCGTACAGGCGGTTGAGGCCGGCCAGATAGGCGTCGGGGATGTCCTGCTCATACGGGCGGCCCCGTGCGGCGATGCGCCGGCGCAGGGTGGGCAGGCTGGCATCGATGTGAATCAGCAGGTCCGGCACCCGCAGGGCCGGCAGGATGCCCTCGTACAGTCCCTGGTAGGTGGCCCAGTCGCGCGCCTCCATCTGCCCGCTTTCAAACAGGTTGCGCGCGAAGATGTTGGCGTCCTCAAACACGGTGCGGTCCTGAATCACGTAACGCGCTCCGGTGACCAGATTCAGGTGCTGTTCCAGTCGGCGCGACAGAAAGTAGATCTGCGAGTGAAACGAGTAGCGCCGCATGTCGCGGTAGAAATCTTCCAGGTACGGGTTCTCGGCGTACGGCTCGTACACCGGCCGCAACCCGTAGCGGTCCGAGAGCATGCGCGTGAGCGTGCTCTTGCCGCTGCCGATGTTGCCGGAAATGGCGAGGTACATCAGCCGCTCCGCTGCCGGGTCGACCCCATCAGTCCGCTGCCCGCCCCGCCGTCAGGGCCTCGTGAACCCGGCCCAGCAGGGTCTGTTCGTCCTCGGGGTTGCCCACGAAGTCCAGCGAGCCGGCCTGCACGGTCAGCAGCGGGTGGGGGTAGGTGCGAAAGTATTCGTCGTACCGGGCCGTCAGCTCGCTCAGGTACTCGGCCTGCATGTCCCGCTCGAAGGGTCGGCCCCGGCGCGCAATGCGGCGCAGCAGTTCGTCGGGATCGGCACGCAGATACACCACCAGATCGGGGGTGGGCAGGCGGGGCGAGAGGTGCGCATACAGGTCCTCGTACAGCGAAAATTCGGCGTCCTTGAGGTTCATGGCCGCGAAGATGAAATCCTTGTCGAACAGGTAATCGCTGACCACGTTGCCGCTGAACAGCCCCGGCTGCGCCAGCTCCGAGAGCTGCTTGAAGCGCGAGAGCAGAAAGAACACCTGCACCTGAAAGGCGTAGGTTTCGGGGTGTTCATAAAAGCGGGCCAGGAAGGGATTTTCCTCCACCACTTCCAGATTCAGCTCCGCGCCGTAGCGCGCCGAGAGCCGTGAGGCCAGACTTGTTTTTCCCACCCCGATGGGGCCTTCGACAACCAGATACATAAACAGGCCAGAGCATAGCGCTCCTTAAGACAGACAAACGGGCGGGGTGGGGCTTGACAGACCGCCGCCCGACAGCCCCCGAGTGAACCCTGCAACGGGACGGCACGCGGGGTTCACTCGGGGTCCGGGGTCTGGGCCCTGCCCTGCGTCCTGGCCGGCGGATTGTCCGGGCTTCCGAGCCGCCCCGCCTCCCGGGCTGCCCGGGTCAGCAGGTACTCGATCTGGGCATTGACGCTGCGCAGATCGTCGGCCGCCCAGCGCTCCAGGACCGCGTACAGTTCGGGGCTGATCCGCAGGGGGTAATTTTTACGGGCCATGCGGGCCTCCAGGGGGGGTCACGGGCGGGCCATGCTCAACGCCGCCCCAGGCGGTCAACGTACAGGCTTCCGGCATTCACGATGGGCTGCGTTCCCCGCTCGCTGGTCAGGACGACGAGCAGGTTGCTGACCATCTGGGCCTTGCGCTCCTCATCGAGCTGCACGATGTTCTGGTCGTCCAGCTCGCGCAGGGCCATCTGCACCATGCCCACCGCGCCGTGGACGATCTGCGCGCGCGCCGCGATGATGGCGCTGGCCTGCTGACGCTGCAGCATGGCTCCGGCAATCTCCGGCGCGTAGGCCAGGTGCGACAGCCGGGCTTCCAGCACCTCCACCCCGGCGTGGCGCAGGCGGGTCGCCAGTTCACGGCCCAGCGCCTCGGCCACCTCGTCGGCGTTGCCGCGCAGGCTCTTGCCGCTCTCCTCGTAATTGTCGTAGGGGTACTGCGAGGCGAGATGCCGCAGCGCCGTCTCGGACTGGATGGCGACAAACTCGGCGTAGTCCTCGACATCGAAGGTGGCCCGCGCTGAATCCACCACCCGCCACACGATCACGGCGGCGATCTCGATGGGATTGCCCGACAGGTCATTGACCTTCAGCCGCTCGGAATTGAAGTTGCGGATCCGCAGCGACACATTCTTGCGAACCGTCAGAGGATTGGTCCAGTACATGCCGTTGCGCCGCTCGGTGCCCACGTAGCGCCCGAAGAGGGTCAGCACCTTGGCCTGGTTGGGCTGCACGATGAAAAACCCGATCATGGCGAACAGCAGCAGCAGGCCGAGCACCACGCTCAGCAGGAATTGCCCGGCCACCAGCAGCCCCACACCCAGCGCCACCAGCGCCAGCCACAGCAGGAAGATCGGCACGCCGGGCAGCCCGAAAGCCGGGCGCTCCACACTCGCCACACCGCTGCGGGTAGAAATTCCCCCCTCTGCACCGACCATCACCGGACCCTTCTCCAGTTCGCTCATAAGGTCTCCTTGCAATCAATATGATATCACATTACCGCAAAGGAAGAAATGGAAGAAGGGGACAGGCGTGCGCCTGTCCCCTGTTGTGGTCCCGGCGCTACTCCGTCTGCTGCAGGGTCCGTTTCAGCAGGGTGACCTTCACGTCTACGCCTTTCTTGTTGCGCCACACGCGCAGGGTCACGGTCTGACCCGGACGTTTGGCGGCGACCAGGCGGGTCACGTCAAAGGAATTCTGCACCCGCACGCCGTCCACGGCCACGATGATGTCGCCCAGCGGGGCAAGCAACTGGTCGCTGCTGTTTCTCAGGCTGCCGCGCAGACCCGCGCGGGCGGCGGCGCTGCCGGCGGGCACGTCCATGACCAGGGCGCCCTCGCTGCTCGACAGGCCCGCGAGCTGCCGCAGGGCCGGCGGCAGCGTGTCGAGATCCACCAGGCTGGCTCCCAGCGTGCCGCGCTGCGGAACCCCGATCTTTTCCAGATCGTCCAGACTCTGTTTGACCAGGTCGCCGGGAATGGCAATGCCGATCACGCCGGGCACAAAGCTGTTGGGCGCGGCGTTCGCGTCGGCCACGCCGACCACCGCGCCGCGCGAATCGAGCACCGGACCGCCGCTGTTGCCCTGCTGAATGCTCGCCGTGGTCACCAGATACTGCCCGATTTCCGGCCCCAGACCATCGTTGCGGGGAATGTCCTGGGCGCTGGCGAGCACGCTGAACACGCCGGTGCTCACGAAGTTCTGGATCTTGAGCGGCGTGCCGATGGTGATGAGTTTCTGCCCCGGAATCAGGCGCGCACTCTGACCGAAGCTCAGGATCTTGGGCGCCGAGACGCCGGTTACCCGCAGGATGGCAATGTCGATGCCGGGGTCAATGCCCTCGATCTTGGCGGGCACCTTGCGCCCGTTGTACAGCGTGACGCTCAGCGATTCCTGATCCTTGACCACGTGGTAGTTGGTCACGATCAGGTTCTTCTTGTAAAAGAAGCCGGTGCCGGTCTCGACCTGCTCATCCCCGACCTGCAGCACCTCGCGCCTCAGGCGGTTGTCGATGCGGACCACCGCTTGCAGGGCCGCCTGGGTGACCTCCACGGTGTTGATCTCATCGGGGGTGACCAGCGCGCGCTGGGCCGTGACGCGGCCCGTGAGGTACGCGCCCGTCAACGACCCGGCAAGCAGCAGGGCCACGCCCAGGGCGCGCGCCGCGTTCACTCGCCGCCCGTCCCCTTTGCGCTGCCCCCACTGCTGGAGCCGCTTGCAGCGCCCTCTCCCCTGGCCTGGGGGCGCGAATCGGTGACGTAAAAGCCGCTGCCTTTGAACGCGATGCCGGGCCGGGCCACGATGCGCTTGACGGGCACGCCGGAGTCGGGGTGGGCGGTGTAGGCGTCGTCGCGCATGCTCTGCTGCAGTTCGTAGATCTCGCCAGTTTCCAGATTCTTGTAGAGGTAGGTGGGCATGTCAGTCAGTCCTTGATCTTGAGCGGGAAGGGAGAGGAAAGGGAGGGCCGGATGCCCCTGCGGGGGCACGCCGCGCTACCGTCTGCCCCGGCCAGTTCGCCGCCGGAAGCCAGAGCCCATCCTAGCAAGGGGCCAGGCCCCACAGCCCCCCCTGCGCCACGGTTGCTTGCACAGCTTGACCACGCGCCCGGCACACGGGTGCTACTGTACAGAGCGAACCCCTGGTGCCGGGTTCACTTACAGCAAACAGGGCAGCGCAAGGCCCACGGCTCCACCACCGCTTCAGGGCGGCCCGTGGAACCCGTTGGGAGACGAGGTGGAGGTCAGCGAGTTTTCTGCGGATGCCTCCAGGTGTTGGAACGGCACCTACCCGCCGCGCCAGGTTCCTCTTCAGGAGGATGAGGTGCGGGAAGTCCGGCGATAACCCTCACGGCAACGTGAACATAAGGCCGGGCACGCTCCAGACAAAAACCAAACCAGGCACCCCCGCTCTTTTCTGTCTTCCAAAGGAAGACACCGGTTTTTGAGGAACCGGGAGCGGGCAGGAGATCATTATGTGCGGAATCGTGGGATATATCGGTGGCCGGCAGGCCCAGGACGTGCTGCTCTCGGGCCTCTCCAAACTGGAATACCGGGGGTATGACAGCGCCGGTGTGGCGGTGGGCGACGGCGCGTGCATCGCCGTCAAGAAGAAGGCCGGCAAGCTGGCCAACCTCAGCACCGAACTCGACGGCCAGCCGCTGAGCGGCACGATCGGCATTGGACACACGCGCTGGGCCACGCACGGACTGCCCAACGACACCAACGCGCACCCGCACGCCACCGAGGACGGCAAGATCGTCATCATCCACAACGGCATCATCGAGAACTACCTCTCGCTGAAAGAGGACCTGATGACGCGCGGCCATGAGTTCAAGAGCGAAACCGACAGCGAGGTACTCGCGCACCTGATCGAGGAGGCCTACAGCGGCAACCTGGAAGAAGCGGTGCGCGCGGCCCTGGCGCAGGTGCGCGGCGCCTACGGCATCGTGGTGACGCACGTGGACCACCGCGAGATCGTGGCGGCCCGCACGGTCAGCCCGCTGGTGATGGGGGTGGGCGAGGGCGAGATGTTCCTGGCCTCCGACGTGCCCGCCCTGCTCGCCTACACCCGCAACATGGTCTTCCTGCACGACGGCGACATGGTGGTGCTGCACGACGACGGCTTCCGGGTGACCGACCTGGCCGGCAACGAGCAGCAGCGCGAGATCGAGCACATCGACTGGGACGCCGAGGCAGCCGAGAAGGGTGGGTTTGACACCTACATGCTCAAGGAGATCTACGAGCAACCCACCGCCCTGACCAACACCCTGATCGGCCGCCTGCAGGACGCGACCGGCGAGGTGAACCTGGACATCAACCTGGACCCCTCCTCGTTCAAGCGCATCTCCATCATCGCCTGCGGTACGGCCTTCTATGCCGGACTGGTCGGCGAATACCTGATCGAGCAGCTCGCGCGGATTCCGGTGGAGGTGGACGTGGCGAGCGAGTACCGCTACCGCGACCCGCTGGTGTCCGAGAACACGCTCGCCATCGTGGTGAGCCAGTCGGGCGAGACCATCGACACCCTGGAGGCGCTGCGCGAGGCCAAGCGCCACGGCGCGCAGACCCTGGGCGTGATCAATGCCAAGGGCAGCTCCATGACCCGCGAGCTCGACGACACGCTGTACATCCACGCCGGACCCGAGATCGGGGTGGCGAGCACCAAGGCCTATACCTCGATGGTCAGCGCCTTCCTGCTGCTCGCGCTGTGGCTGGGCCGGGCCCGCGGAACGCTCAGCGAGGAACAGGGCGCCGAGCTGCTGCACGCCGCGCGCGAACTGCCCCGGCTGGTGGAGCAGGCCCTGGCTCCCGAACGTGTGGAGGCGATCAAGGTCGTGGCCGAGAAGTACCACCAGGCGCGCGATTACCTGTTCCTGGGGCGCGGCGTCAATTCTCCCACCGCCTACGAGGGTGCGCTGAAGCTCAAGGAAATCAGCTACATCCACGCCGAGGCCTACGCGGCGGGCGAGATGAAGCACGGCCCGATCGCGCTGATTGACGCCAACCTGCCGGTGGTGGTCATCGCCACCGAGAGCCGCCTGCTGGAAAAGACCATCAGCAACGTGCAGGAGGTCCGGGCGCGTGCGGGCAAGGTGATTGCCATCCTCAGCGACGGCGATACCGAGAACGCCCGCCACGCCGACGACGTGATCTATGTGCCGCGCGCCCACGAGATGGTCAGCCCGGTGGTCAACGCCATCGCAATGCAGCTGCTGGCCTACTTCACGGCCACGGCGCTGGGCAAGGACGTGGACAAGCCGCGCAATCTGGCCAAGTCCGTCACCGTCGAATAACCAGACTGCAGAAAGCGGCGGGGAAGGAGAGCGTGATACGCCCCCTTCCCCGCCGTTCGCTGTTATCCCTGCGGGTGATCCAGGGTCTGTCCCACGCCCAGACCATGACGGTACACCAGCTGCCCCCCCAGGAAGCCCCCGGCAAGGGCCAGCCCCAGGGCCGCGCCCGACAGCAGCTTGCCCAGCCCGCGCCGCTGCCGGCGCCGCGCCAGGACCGAACCCACGTTCAACAAGAAGGCCGTTTCGTTGAGGGCCCCGTGAATCAGACCGGTGCGGCGGGCCTCACCGCGCGTTCCGGCCCAGTCGGTCCAGCCGGTGGCAATGGTCGCCACCGCGCCCACAGTGCCCAGCGTCAGCGCCAGATCGGCGGCCCGCTCGGTGGCCTCGGATTTGGGGCCGGGATAGAAATCCAGCATCCCGGCGATCATCCAGCCGCCCAGCGGCAGGTGAACGAGGATCGGGTGCAGGGGGTGGCCCAGCGGCGTGCCGTGCAGAACGGCCACCACACCGTCTGGCAGGTTCTGCTCCAGGTCCTGCAGCAGCTGCTGCAGGGTCTCGGCGAGGTCCTCGACGGCGTCGTGGTTGACCAGGGCGTCCTCGACCACAGAGCTGGGCTTGGCGCGGTCGGCCTGTGGAGCAGCGAAAAGGCTCATGCCCCGACGATACGGGCGCGGTCCCCGGCGGCGTGCCGACCCTGGCTTAAGGCAGATTCATGCAGGTGTCGGGTTCATGCCGGTGTCTGGGCAGGAATCATGCACGCCGCAAAAGCCACCCCGTACTCTGCCCGGTCCAGCCCGCGGCCAATAAAGACGAGTTCGCTGTGACCGTCGCCCACGTCCCAGGCGTCGGCGGTGAACAGATCCCGGACCGCCTGGAACAGAATGCGCTGCGGATAGCCGTACAGGTCCAGGAATCCCTTGGCCCGCAGCACCTCGGCGGGCCGTGCCAGAATGAAGTCGGTCATGAAGCGCTGCCACAGGTAGGGGTCCAGGGGCCGGTCTGCCCGCAAAGTAAAGCTGTTCAGGCCCGGCGTGTGGGTGTGCCCGGCGGGGTCCTGATCGTCCACCGTGCGGGGGTCAAAGTCGTCGCGGGCAAGCAGAGCGCCGGCATCCACCTGACCGCGCTCCACCCGCACCACGCGGGCCAGCGGGTTGACGCCGCGCAGCACGCCCTCGGCCTCGTCCAGCCGGTCGGGGGACGCCAGATCGGTCTTGTTCAGGACCACCGTGTTTGCGTAGGCGAGTTGCCGGGCGGCTTCGGGATGTTCGCGCAGGGTCCGCAGCACATGCCGCGCGTCCACCACCGCGAGCAGGGTGGTGACCCGGAAGGCGGCGCGCACGCTGCGCTCCAGCAGGGTGGTCAGCACCGGCGTCGGGTCGGCCACGCCCGAGAGTTCCACGATCACTGCGTCGGGCCGGTGCTCGCGCAGCGAGATGTCCACCAGCGCCCGCAGCAGGTCGTCCCGGCCAGTACAGCACAGGCAGCCGGCGGTCAGCTCGGTCACGTCGTCCTGCAGGCGCTCGATCAGGCTTCCGTCCACGCCCGTCGCCCCGAACTCGTTGACGATCACGCCCAGACGGTGGGGCAGGCTGCGGATCAGGTGGTTGACCAGCGTGGTCTTGCCCGCGCCCAGAAAGCCCCCGATGACCAGAATGGGAATGCGCGAATCGGCGGCGGACGGGGAAGTCATGGGGGCAGAATAGGGGGTCGGGCAGGTCCAGGACCGTGAAGCGCTGCCCGGTGGAGGGGTCGCCGGCCCAGCGAATGGAACTCCGGACACCCCAGGGCCGTACCGGAATCCGTGAAAAGCTTCCCCGTCCTCCTGACCAGCGCGTTCCTGGCCCTGTGGGCCGTTCCGGCCGCGGCCCAGTCCACCCGGACCGTGTTCATCAACGGCGTGGCCCTGCAGGCAACCGCCACCCAGCGGAATGGCGAAACGTACTACCAGTTCAGGGCCAGCGACCTGCAACGCATCGGGGCCCTCACCGCCGGGGGCGTGTCGCCCAAAGTGGACGCCATCCGGGGATGCGTGGGCGATACGCTGTTCAACGGGGTGTACAGCGTGCAGCTGCTGCGGGCCGGCCCCGAGGACACCCGCTTCGGCGTGCAGCTCAAGCTGACGAACGCCTCCTCCCAGACGCTGCAGAACTTCATGACCTTCTCGCCCTCGGAGGTCTACGCCGCGACCGCCACGGCCGCCACTCCGCTGCCCAACTTCCAGGACCGCTGGATAGACGCCCTGCTGCCCGGCACCGCCATCACCCTGCGCACCCAGACAGACGACCGGGGAGCGGCCACCCGCTGGACCCGGCTGCTGATCCGGCCGGATGCCGACGCAATCAGGGAACTGCAGAAGGCCAAGTTGTCCCTGGCCCGGGTCTACAACATGGAATTTGACCTGACCTGCCAGAAATGACGTCCGGCGCATGCGGCATGTTCCCGGCCCTCACAGCCCCCCCCGGGGATTGACATCCACCCGCACCCGGGCCTTCCACGTCCGGCTGTCGAGCACCTGAAGCAGCTCGGCGAGCCGGGCGTCGTTGCGGGCGCGCAGAAACAGGTGGTACGGGTAGACGCCGCGCACGCGGGCCACCGGGCTGGGCGCGGGCCCCAGCACCTCCTGGGCAGTGGCTCCCGCGCCGTGCAGGGCGTCGGCGAGGTCCTGGGCGGCGGCCTGGGCGCGGCCCGCCTCGCGCGCCGTGACCTCGACCTGGGCCAGCCGGGCGTGCGGTGGGTAGCCCAGAGCCTTGCGGGCACGTTCCTCGGCCAGCGGATAGGCCAGCGTATCGCGCCCACCCACCAGCACGGTCAGCGCGGGGTGGTCGGCCTGGAAGGTCTGGACCACCAGCATCGGAGCGCGTTCGGGGTGCCATTCGGCCAGCTGGCGCAGCAGGCGATGGTAGCGCTCGGAGGCCCGGAAGTCCGACACATTGAGCCAGGTGTCGGCCAGCGTGATGCCGAGCAGCGCGAGGTTGGGCGGCGCCTCCTGTGAGAGCAGCAGCTGGGTCCCCACGACCACGCCCGCCTCCCCGGCGTACAGCGGGGACAGGTCGTCCTGGCGGTCGCGGTCCAGGCGGTAGACCGGCATGCCGGGCAGCAGCCGGGTGACCTCCTGCGCAATCCACTCGGTGCCGGGGCCGCGCGCCTTCCACATTCGCTCGCCGCAGTGGTCGCAGCGCTCGGGCAGGGCCTCGTGGTAGCCGCACTGGTGGCAGGTGAGGCGACGGGTTTCCTGGTGAAAGCGCAGGTGCACGTCGCAGTTGCGGCACTGTGGGGTGTGTTCGCAGCCCGGGCAGCGCATCAGGGCCGAGTACCCGCGCCGGGGAGCGAGCAGCGCCGCCTGCCGCCCGCGTTCCTGAACCTGCCGCAGCAGCCGCGCCAGGTCGTGGCTCAGGGGATAGCCCAGGTCCCCGGTGCCCAGGTGCGCGCCGCTCAGGGGCCCGAGTTCGGGCTGCTGCGGCGGATGGGCGTAGTCCACGACGTGAACGCGGGCGCGGGGGGGCGGCAGCACCGCGCCGGGGTGCGGCACGCTCTCGGCGGCGGGCGTGGTGCCCACGTAGGCCAGCGCCGCGCCGTGGGCGGCGGCCACCCGCGCGGCCACGTCCGGCACGAAGGCGCGTGACCCCGAGAGCAGCTTGTGGGCGTCGCTGCCCTCCTCCAGCACCACCACCAGGGCGAGGTCGGCCAGCGGGGCGGCCAGCGCGTGGGCGCTGCCGATCACCAGCCGCGCCGCGCCGCTGCGAATCAGCTCCCAGGTGTGTTCGCGCTGCACCTCGGACAGCTGGCCGCTGACCTGCACCGCGCGCGTGCCCACGTGGGCGGCCAGCCCCGAGAGACCCTCCCAGGCCCGGCGCAGCGTGGTGTGGTCGGGCGCGAGGACCAGCACCCCCCGGCCCTGCCCCAGCAGACGCGACAGCCGCGGCGCCAGCGTACGAAAGCGCGAGGCGGCCCGTCCCCCATGCAGGCGCCACACCGGGGACTCCGGCAGACGGTCCGGAAGGTCGCCGGGGCCGGCGGGCACTGGTACGGCCAGGGGCACGGCGGGCAGCGGGGCCGGAATCTGCACGGTTTCGGCCCAGCCGCGCGCCAGCAGCGTTCCCGCAGCGGTGGGGGTCAGCGGGCAGCCCGCGGCACTTGCCCGGCTGGCCCAGGCATTCAGGGTGTCCTGCGGGCCACCCTCCGCGAGCCAGGTCCAGGCGGGAGGCGGGGGGGCGGCTTCGGGCAAGTATGCCGCCCCGCCCGCGTTCAGGACTGTGGTCACCACGCTCCCGCTCACGCCCGCCCCCCGCGACCACGCGCTCAGGGTGTCCTGCGGGCCGTGTTCGTCCAGCCATGCGTGGGCGTGGGCCTGTCGGGCGGTCAGTGGGTTGGGCGGCGGGGTCACAGCGCGCAGCATCGTTCGCGTGCGCGCAGCGGCGGGAACATCGGCCAGATCGCGTGCCCGCACCGCTGCTCGCGTGCGCGGCCGGACCGTAAACTCCTCCTCCAGCAACCCCTGTTCACGCACCGCGTCCAGCAGCGCCGGATGAAACGCGTCCGCCTCGGTCCACACGGTGGTAGGCACCCTGCGCGCAAAGGCAGTCAGGTCTGCTCCCTCGACCGCGCGGACGCGGTGGGTATGGTCCGCCGTCCAGCCCACACCCAGCAGGTCCCCCCAGATCAGCCCGGCCGGAATGCGGGCGTCCCGCGCCCAGGCACACACGCCCTCCACGGTAGCGGGGGCGACCCAGGGCGCCGCCGGGTCGTCCAGCACATGCACGGCCTCGCGCAGGCGGGAAGCTCCACGCGCTGTCGCCTCGCCCACCAGCAACCCCACGACCAGCTCTCCCCGCCACGGCACAAGCACCCGGCAGCCCACCGGCACTTCGCCCTGCCATCCGTGTACCGCGCTGAATTCCTGCGCAGGCACCGGCAAGGCCACCACCACCAGCCAGGGGGAGGGAGGGTTGGTGGTGGGCGCAGTCACATCCCGCAGGCTAGCGCGGCGCGGCGTGGGGCAAGGGTGAGCTGGGAGCCTGATGTCGAAGCCTGTCCTCCCTGGGTCCCCATATCTGTTCACGCGGCTCAGCAACCCTGAGGGGTCATATGGCGTAATAACAGCATGAAAACTGCCCGCTCCCGCACTGCTCGCCCCTCCCCCTCCGCGTCCACTTCAGGCCGCCTCGGCAAGCTGCTCGTCTATGCTCCCCTGGCCCTGGAACTCATCACCATGCTGCGCCGCAACCAGAATGCCCGGCGCGGCAAATATGTCAAGGCCCGCAAGCGGGACCGGGCGTTCGACTTCCTGCTGGGTCAGGCGCAGCGGCGGCTGGGAGGCCACCCCAGGGGCCGCCGCAGGTTCTGAACTGTTGAGGCTTCCGTGTCCGCGCGGCTGCATAACTCCGTCATGCCGAAAAAT
Proteins encoded:
- a CDS encoding deoxynucleoside kinase, which encodes MYLAISGNIGSGKSTLTRMLSDRYGLRPVYEPYAENPYLEDFYRDMRRYSFHSQIYFLSRRLEQHLNLVTGARYVIQDRTVFEDANIFARNLFESGQMEARDWATYQGLYEGILPALRVPDLLIHIDASLPTLRRRIAARGRPYEQDIPDAYLAGLNRLYDSWVAGFDACPVMRVPGDTLDFVADPRAFEWVCARVGAQGFGLPLLR
- a CDS encoding deoxynucleoside kinase is translated as MYLVVEGPIGVGKTSLASRLSARYGAELNLEVVEENPFLARFYEHPETYAFQVQVFFLLSRFKQLSELAQPGLFSGNVVSDYLFDKDFIFAAMNLKDAEFSLYEDLYAHLSPRLPTPDLVVYLRADPDELLRRIARRGRPFERDMQAEYLSELTARYDEYFRTYPHPLLTVQAGSLDFVGNPEDEQTLLGRVHEALTAGRAAD
- a CDS encoding SPFH domain-containing protein; protein product: MSELEKGPVMVGAEGGISTRSGVASVERPAFGLPGVPIFLLWLALVALGVGLLVAGQFLLSVVLGLLLLFAMIGFFIVQPNQAKVLTLFGRYVGTERRNGMYWTNPLTVRKNVSLRIRNFNSERLKVNDLSGNPIEIAAVIVWRVVDSARATFDVEDYAEFVAIQSETALRHLASQYPYDNYEESGKSLRGNADEVAEALGRELATRLRHAGVEVLEARLSHLAYAPEIAGAMLQRQQASAIIAARAQIVHGAVGMVQMALRELDDQNIVQLDEERKAQMVSNLLVVLTSERGTQPIVNAGSLYVDRLGRR
- a CDS encoding S1C family serine protease; its protein translation is MNAARALGVALLLAGSLTGAYLTGRVTAQRALVTPDEINTVEVTQAALQAVVRIDNRLRREVLQVGDEQVETGTGFFYKKNLIVTNYHVVKDQESLSVTLYNGRKVPAKIEGIDPGIDIAILRVTGVSAPKILSFGQSARLIPGQKLITIGTPLKIQNFVSTGVFSVLASAQDIPRNDGLGPEIGQYLVTTASIQQGNSGGPVLDSRGAVVGVADANAAPNSFVPGVIGIAIPGDLVKQSLDDLEKIGVPQRGTLGASLVDLDTLPPALRQLAGLSSSEGALVMDVPAGSAAARAGLRGSLRNSSDQLLAPLGDIIVAVDGVRVQNSFDVTRLVAAKRPGQTVTLRVWRNKKGVDVKVTLLKRTLQQTE
- a CDS encoding FmdB family zinc ribbon protein — translated: MPTYLYKNLETGEIYELQQSMRDDAYTAHPDSGVPVKRIVARPGIAFKGSGFYVTDSRPQARGEGAASGSSSGGSAKGTGGE
- the glmS gene encoding glutamine--fructose-6-phosphate transaminase (isomerizing) is translated as MCGIVGYIGGRQAQDVLLSGLSKLEYRGYDSAGVAVGDGACIAVKKKAGKLANLSTELDGQPLSGTIGIGHTRWATHGLPNDTNAHPHATEDGKIVIIHNGIIENYLSLKEDLMTRGHEFKSETDSEVLAHLIEEAYSGNLEEAVRAALAQVRGAYGIVVTHVDHREIVAARTVSPLVMGVGEGEMFLASDVPALLAYTRNMVFLHDGDMVVLHDDGFRVTDLAGNEQQREIEHIDWDAEAAEKGGFDTYMLKEIYEQPTALTNTLIGRLQDATGEVNLDINLDPSSFKRISIIACGTAFYAGLVGEYLIEQLARIPVEVDVASEYRYRDPLVSENTLAIVVSQSGETIDTLEALREAKRHGAQTLGVINAKGSSMTRELDDTLYIHAGPEIGVASTKAYTSMVSAFLLLALWLGRARGTLSEEQGAELLHAARELPRLVEQALAPERVEAIKVVAEKYHQARDYLFLGRGVNSPTAYEGALKLKEISYIHAEAYAAGEMKHGPIALIDANLPVVVIATESRLLEKTISNVQEVRARAGKVIAILSDGDTENARHADDVIYVPRAHEMVSPVVNAIAMQLLAYFTATALGKDVDKPRNLAKSVTVE
- a CDS encoding DUF2231 domain-containing protein; protein product: MSLFAAPQADRAKPSSVVEDALVNHDAVEDLAETLQQLLQDLEQNLPDGVVAVLHGTPLGHPLHPILVHLPLGGWMIAGMLDFYPGPKSEATERAADLALTLGTVGAVATIATGWTDWAGTRGEARRTGLIHGALNETAFLLNVGSVLARRRQRRGLGKLLSGAALGLALAGGFLGGQLVYRHGLGVGQTLDHPQG
- a CDS encoding CobW family GTP-binding protein → MTSPSAADSRIPILVIGGFLGAGKTTLVNHLIRSLPHRLGVIVNEFGATGVDGSLIERLQDDVTELTAGCLCCTGRDDLLRALVDISLREHRPDAVIVELSGVADPTPVLTTLLERSVRAAFRVTTLLAVVDARHVLRTLREHPEAARQLAYANTVVLNKTDLASPDRLDEAEGVLRGVNPLARVVRVERGQVDAGALLARDDFDPRTVDDQDPAGHTHTPGLNSFTLRADRPLDPYLWQRFMTDFILARPAEVLRAKGFLDLYGYPQRILFQAVRDLFTADAWDVGDGHSELVFIGRGLDRAEYGVAFAACMIPAQTPA